The Pseudomonas alkylphenolica genomic sequence CGCAGGGCAGCCTGCTCAACCCCAACCCGAGCCTCGGCGCGCAGTTGCTCCAGGCAGACCTGGCCAAGATCGGCATCAAGGCCGAGATCCGGGTGATCGAATGGGGCGAGCTGATCCGCCGCGCCAAGGCTGGCGAGCATGACCTGCTGTTCATGGGTTGGGCCGGTGACAACGGCGACCCGGATAACTTCCTCAGCCCGCAGTTCGCCTGCGCGGCGGTGAAGTCCGGGACCAACTTTGCCCGCTATTGCGACCAGCGCCTTGACCAGTTGATCAGTGCTGGCAAGACCACCAGCGACCAGAGCGTGCGTAGCCGTTTGTACCAACAGGCCCAGACGCAGATCCAGCAGCAGGCGCTGTGGCTGCCGCTGGCGCATCCTACTGCTGCAGCGTTGGTGCGCCAGAACGTTGAGGGCTACCAGGTGAGCCCGTTCGGGCGCCAGGACTTTACCAAGGTGGATGTTTCGCGCTGACGCCAATCGCGGGGCAAGCCCGCTCCCACCGGCTCTGCACCACACCGGTGGGAGCGGGCTTGCCCCGCGATCTAGCGCATCACGCCGCGAACCACCCCTGCTCGACCATCGACAGGGGCTCGCCATCGCCGACGATGATGTGGTCAAGCACACGCACTTCAACCAGACTCAGGGCATCTTTGAGCCGCAGCGTCATGTGCAGGTCTGCCTGGCTGGGCTCTGGTATGCCGGAAGGATGGTTGTGACACAAGATCAGGGCTGCCGCATTTTTGGCCAAAGATCGCCTGACGACCTCTCGCGGATAAACGCTGGCACTATCGATTGTTCCTCTAAACAGCACCTCAAACCCCAACGGACGGTGCTTGGTATCAAGAAACAGGCAACCAAAAGCCTCACTTTGCTCATGACGCAGCATCGACTTCAAATACCGTCGTACGGCTCTCGGACTTTGTATGACGGAGTCTCGCGCTATGGTTTCAGCCAAGTGCCTTCGCCCGATCTCCATAACAGCCTGTAACTGTGTGTACTTGGCGGGCCCCAGTCCCATTTCGGCAAGAAAAATCGGCATGTCCGCTTCGAGCAACTGCCTCAATCCACCAAATTTTTCCAATAGATGACGGGCAAGATCGACAGCGCTTTTACCCGCAACCCCGGTGCGCAAGAAAACCGCCAGCAATTCTGCGTCTGAAAGGCTTGCGGCCCCACGCTCCAGCAACTTTTCCCGCGGCCGTTCCGCCGCAGGCCAATCCCTGATACTCATCCTCACCTCCCTGTCCATCGGTTACTGCTCCTGTGTTTCAGCCCTGTGCTACATTACCCGCTCTTTTTTACGCGACGATTCGGCCTGGGGAGGCGTCGTCGCCGCGTGTAATCATTGAGCAAAAGGCAAGCCTATGCAGCGGCTGTATCGTAAGCGCATCGTTCTCGGCGTCGGCGGCGGCATCGCCGCCTACAAGAGTGCCGAACTGGTCCGCCGACTCCTGGAACACGGTGCGCAGGTGCGTGTCGTCATGACCCGCGGCGGCGCGGAGTTCATCACCCCGCTCACCCTGCAAGCACTCTCCGGTCACCCGGTGCACATGGATCTATTGGACCCTGCTGCCGAAGCGGCGATGGGCCATATCGAACTGGCCAAGTGGGCCGATCTGGTACTGATTGCCCCGGCCACCGCCGACCTGCTGGCGCGTATGGCCCAGGGCGTCGCCGACGACCTGCTGACCACCCTGGTGCTGGCCACCGACGCTACCGTGGCCGTCGCGCCGGCGATGAACCAGGCCATGTGGCGCGACCCGGCCACCCAGGCCAACCTCGAACTGCTGCAAAGCCGCGACATCAAGGTGTTCGGCCCGGCCTCCGGCAGTCAGGCCTGTGGCGATGTTGGCCTCGGCCGCATGCTCGAGGCCACCGACCTGGCCTGGTGCGCTGCCGAAAGCTTCAAGCGCGAATCGCTGACCGGCAAACACATCGTGATCACTGCCGGACCGACCCAGGAAAACATCGATCCGGTGCGCTACATCACCAACCACAGTTCCGGGAAAATGGGCTTTGCCCTGGCCGAAGCGGCTGTGGAAGCCGGCGCCAAGGTGACCCTGATCAGTGGCCCGGTGCACCTGCCAACGCCCGACCGGGTTACCCGTATCGACGTGGTCAGCGCCCGCGACATGCTCGCGGCCTGCGAAGCGGCGATGCCCTGCGACATTTTCATCGCCTCGGCCGCAGTCGCAGACTACCGCCCAGAGGTGGTTGCACCGCAGAAACTCAAGAAAGACCCTACGACAGGTGACGGCCTGCTGCTGCAGATGGTCCGCAACCCGGACATTCTCGCCAGCATCGCCACCCGCCCCGATCGCCCGTTCAGCGTCGGCTTCGCTGCCGAGACCGAACACCTGCTCGACTACGCTGCGCGCAAACTCAAAGACAAGAACCTCGACCTGATTGTCGCCAACGATGTGGCCAACCCCAGCATCGGCTTCAACAGCGAGGAAAACGCCTGCAGCGTGATCGATCGCCAGCTTCACGAAACACTCTTCGCACAGACCAGCAAGGGCAAGATCGCCCGTCAGCTGGTCGCTTTCATCGCCGAACGTCTCAACCAGGTTTAATTCTGCATGCACGCTCTACAAGCCAAGATTCTCGATCCACGCATCGGCGGCGAATTCCCGCTGCCGCAGTACGCTACTCCAGGCTCCGCCGGTCTTGACCTGCGCGCCATGCTCAAAGAAGACACCGTGCTGGAGCCGGGGCAGACGGTACTGATCCCTACCGGCCTTTCGGTCTACATCGGCGACCCGGGCCTTGCCGCACTGATCCTGCCGCGCTCGGGCCTGGGCCACAAGCACGGCATCGTACTGGGTAACCTGGTCGGCCTGATCGACTCCGACTACCAGGGCGAACTGATGGTTTCCTGCTGGAACCGCGGCCAGACCCCGTTCACCATCGCCATCGGCGAGCGCATTGCACAACTGGTCCTGGTACCTGTGGTGCAGGCTCATTTCGACATCGTCGAAGCTTTCGACGAGAGCCAGCGTGGCACTGGTGGCTTCGGTCATTCCGGCAGCAATTGATCCACACGCAGCCCTCTGCGCGTCAAGGATGGCGAACTCTCTGGCGAAAACACCGTCAAAGCGTTCAGTTTTAGCCTGCCCTGCACGCCCTCGATATTGGAGCTCCCCAGAGATGAACGACATGGCACACCCGGTACCCGCACTTCCAGAAAGCATCTTCCGCGCCTACGACATCCGTGGCGTGGTTGGTGACACCCTGTCCGCCGAAACCGCCTACTGGATCGGCCGTGCCATCGGTGCACAAACCCTGGCCCAGGGTGAACCGAACATTTCGGTAGGCCGTGACGGCCGCCTGTCCGGCCCGGTGCTGGTCGAGCAACTGATCAAAGGCCTGGTCGAAGCCGGCTGCCAGGTCAGCGATGTCGGCCTGGTGCCAACCCCTGCCCTGTACTACGCCGCCAACGTCCTGGCTGGCAAGTCCGGTGTGATGCTCACCGGCAGCCACAACCCGTCGAACTACAACGGTTTCAAGATCGTCATTGCTGGCGACACCCTGGCCAACGAACAGATCCAGGCCCTGTTGACCCGCCTGAAGACCAACGACCTGAGCCGCGGCGAAGGCAGCGTCGAGAAAGTCGAAATCCTTGATCGCTATTTCCAGCAGATCACTGGCGACATCAAGCTGGCGAAAAAACTCAAAGTCGTCGTCGACTGCGGCAACGGTGCGGCCGGCGTGATTGCCCCGCAACTGATCGAAGCCCTGGGCTGCGAAATGATCCCGTTGTTCTGCGAAGTTGACGGCAACTTCCCCAATCATCACCCGGATCCGGGCAAACCCGAGAACCTGGTCGACCTGATTGCCAAGGTCAGGGAAAGCGGTGCCGACCTCGGCCTGGCCTTCGATGGCGATGGCGACCGTGTCGGCGTGGTGACCAACACCGGCAGCATCGTCTACCCCGATCGCCTGCTGATGCTGTTTGCCCAGGACGTGCTTGAGCGCAACCCGGGCGCCGAGATTATCTTCGACGTCAAATGCACGCGCCGCCTGACCCCGCTGATCGAGCAATACGGTGGCCGCGCGCTAATGTGGAAGACTGGTCATTCGTTGATCAAGAAGAAGATGAAGCAAACCGGCGCCTTGCTGGCCGGCGAGATGAGCGGACACATTTTCATCAAGGAACGCTGGTACGGTTTCGACGACGGCATCTACAGTGCCGCGCGCCTGCTGGAGATCCTCAGCAAGGCCAAAACCGATGCCGAGCAGCTGTTCGCCGCGTTCCCGAATGATATTTCCACCCCGGAAATCAATATTGATGTGACCGACGAGGGTAAATTCAGCATCATTGATGCACTGCAACGCGAAGCCGACTGGGGCCAAGACGCCAACCTGACCACCATTGACGGTGTGCGGGTCGACTATCCCCATGGCTGGGGTCTGGTTCGCGCCTCCAACACCACACCGGTGCTGGTACTGCGCTTCGAGGCCGACAATGACGCCGAACTGCAGCGTATCCAGGAAGTCTTCCGCGCCCAGTTGAAGCGCGTTGCTCCTGATCTGCAACCCAAGTTCTGACTGACTATCTGTTCCAACTGGAGCCCTGCATGACCCTCGATCGCGATGCCGCCACCCATGTCGCCCAGGTTTTGTCCGAAGCGCTGCCTTACATCCGCCGTTTTGTCGGCAAGACCCTGGTGATCAAATACGGCGGCAACGCGATGGAGAGCGAAGAGCTCAAAACCGGTTTTGCCCGCGATGTGGTGCTGATGAAAGCCGTCGGCATCAACCCGGTGGTCGTGCATGGCGGCGGCCCGCAGATCGGTGATCTGCTCAAGCGTCTGTCAATCGAAAGCCACTTCATCGATGGCATGCGCGTCACCGACGCACAGACCATGGACGTGGTCGAGATGGTCCTCGGCGGCCAGGTGAACAAGGACATCGTCAACCTGATCAACAGCCATGGCGGCAGCGCCATTGGCCTGACCGGTAAAGACGCCCAGCTGATCCGTGCGAAAAAACTGACCGTTACCCGCCAGACGCCAGAGATGACCACCCCGGAAATCATCGATATCGGTCATGTCGGCGAAGTCACCAGCGTCAACACCGACCTGCTGAACATGCTGGTCAAAGGTGACTTCATCCCGGTCATCGCGCCGATCGGCGTCGGTGCCAACGGCGAGTCGTACAACATCAACGCCGATCTGGTCGCAGGCAAGGTGGCCGAAGCGCTGAAGGCTGAAAAGCTGATGCTGCTGACCAACATCGCCGGCCTGATGGACAAGCAAGGCACCGTGCTCACCGGCCTGACCACCGAGCAGGTCAACGAGCTGATCGCTGACGGCACCATCTACGGCGGCATGCTGCCGAAGATCCGCTGCGCACTGGAAGCAGTACAGGGCGGCGTCAACAGCTCGCACATCATCGACGGCCGGGTGCCGAATGCGGTGCTGCTGGAGATCTTTACTGACAGTGGTGTTGGTACTTTGATCACCAATCATAAGCCTCGTTAAGGCAGCAATCGCGGGGCAAGCCCGCTCCTACCGGACTTGTGGGAGCGGGCTTGCCCCGCGATAGGGCACAAAAAAGGCGACCTCAGGGTCGCCTTTTTATTTGCTTCAGATCCCGTACTGGGCCCGATACGCCTCAACGGCCGGCAAATGCTGCTTGAGCGCCGGGTCATCAGCGAGGAACTCCAGCACCTGGGTCAGCGAAACGATGCTGACCACCGGAATACCGAAGTCGCGCTCCACTTCCTGGATCGCCGACAGCTCGCCGTTACCGCGTTCCTGGCGGTTCAACGCGATCAGGACACCAGCAGCCTTGGCCTGCTGACCCTGGATGATCTGCATGACTTCGCGGATCGCGGTGCCAGCGGTGATCACGTCGTCGATGATCAGCACGTCGCCGGTCAGCGGTGCGCCGACCAGGCTGCCACCTTCGCCGTGTGCCTTGGCTTCTTTACGGTTGAAGCACCATGGCAGGTCGAGGTCATGATGCTCGGCCAGCGCCACGGCAGTGGCTGCCGCCAGGGGGATACCCTTGTAGGCCGGGCCGAACAGCACATCGAACGGAATCTTGCTGTCGACGATCGCCGCTGCATAGAAACGCCCGAGCTGAGCCAGGGCCGAACCACTGTTGAACAGGCCGGCATTGAAGAAATACGGGCTGGTGCGCCCGGATTTGAGGGTGAATTCACCGAAGCGCAGAACCCCGCGGTCGATGGCAAAACGAATGAAGTCGCGCTGATACGGCTGCATGAAGAGTCCCGGATACCACGGATTTAGCTAAATGAGTACAGCTCGGGTATCATACACGCACGAGATTTTTGGGGCCATTTATGCGGATCATCAGTGTGAACGTTAATGGCATTCAGGCTGCCGTTGAGCGTGGTTTGCTCAGCTGGCTACAAGCCCAGAATGCTGACGTCATCTGCCTTCAGGATACCCGCGCCTCGGCCTTTGAACTCGACGACCCAGCTTTCCAGCTTGATGGCTACTTCCTTTATGCCTGCGACGCAGAAGTTCCCGCCCAAGGCGGCGTGGCGCTTTATTCGCGGTTGCAGCCCAAGGCAGTCATCAGCGGCCTGGGCTTCGAGACAGCCGACCGCTACGGACGTTACCTGCAGGCCGATTTCGACAAGGTAAGCATCGCAACGCTGCTGCTGCCTTCGGGAATGAACGGCGACGAAGACTTGAACCAGAAGTTCAAGTTGATGGACGACTTCGCCAAGTACCTGGACAAGCAGCGACGCAAACGTCGCGAGTACATCTATTGCGGCTCGTTGTACGTGGCGCAGCAGAAGCTCGACGTCAAGAACTGGCGCGATGGCCAGCAGTCGCCGGGCTTCCTGGCGCCGGAGCGGGCCTGGATGGACACCGTCGTCGGTGACATGGGTTATGTCGACGCCCTGCGCGAAGTCAGCCGTGAAGGCGACCAGTACAGCTGGTGGCCGGACAACGAACAGGCCGAGATGCTCAACCTGGGCTGGCGTTTCGACTACCAGCTGCTGACCCCGGGCCTGCGCCGCTTCGTACGAAGCGCACGCCTGCCGCGTCAACCGCGCTTCTCCCAGCACGCGCCACTGATCGTGGACTACGACTGGACGCTGACGATCTGATTCGTTCAGGCACAAAAAAACCGACATCACGTCGGTTTTTTTGTGCCTGACGGCTGAGTGACCCCAGTGGGAGCGGGCTTGCCCCGCGATGCGATGGGGCTGACAAACCGCAATCGCGGGACAAGCCCGCTCCTACCGGGCCTATTTGATCGGCCGCCAAGTTAAGGGGTAGCGATAGGGCTGCCCGTCATTGGCCTTGACCCCGGCAACGATCGTGAGAACCAGCACGGCAACCATCAACATGCCGAACAACACGATCCCCACCAGCACGAACATCAGCGCAAAGCAGATGATCGAGGCCAGGAACACGGTGAGCTGAAAATTCAGCGCTTCCTTGCCCTGGGCATCGATGAACGGGTCCAGGTCCTTTTTCCAGATCCACATCACCAGCGGACCCAGCAGGTTGCCAAACGGCACCACCAGCCCCAGCAGGGCGGCCAGGTGACAGAACATCGCCCACTGTCGAATCTCGGCATTGGGGGTGGGCAACTGTAACGGTTGCTCGGTCATGTTCTGCTCCTTGCCGTGTCGAAATCAGTCAGCCAGCGAGGCTTGCTGCAGTTCGAACAGATCAACCATGCCTTTCTGCGCCAGCGCCAGCATGGCGTTGAGCTCTTCCGGCTGGAACGGCGCGCCTTCGGCAGTGCCCTGGACTTCGATGAAGCCACCCTGGCTGGTCATGACCACGTTCAGGTCAGTCTCGGCAGCCGAGTCTTCCAGGTAGTCCAGGTCGAGCACTGCTTCGCCCTGGTACATACCAACCGAAACGGCAGCGATCATGTGCTTGAGCGGGTCGCCGCCTTTCAGGCCGCCACGTTTCTTGACCACGCGCAGGGCATCGACCAGGGCAACCATGGCACCGGTGATCGAGGCAGTGCGGGTACCGCCATCGGCCTGGATCACGTCACAGTCGACATACAGGGTGATGTCGCCGAGTTTTTTCATGTCCAGCGCGGCGCGCAGCGAACGGCCGATCAGGCGCTGGATTTCGAGGGTACGGCCACCCTGCTTGCCGCGAGCGGCTTCACGCTGGTTACGCTCGCCGGTGGAGCGCGGCAGCATGCCGTACTCGGCGGTCAGCCAGCCTTGGCCCTGACCTTTGAGGAAGCGCGGCACACTGTTCTCGACGCTGACAGTGCAGACGACTTTGGTGTCACCGAACTCGACCAGTACTGATCCCTCGGCGTGTTTGGTGTAGTTGCGGGTGATGCGGATCGAGCGGAGCTGATCGGCAGCGCGACCACTTGGACGTTTCATTTGGGATACCTGTACTGGGTTTGAATCTGCCCAGCATTATAGAGCGCACCGAGCCCGGAGGACACGTCTATTGTCGCAGCCCCGAAAACAATGGGCCCAGAGGCGCTGGTCGGTTTTTTCCGGGCGTTGCCTGACTGTTTGTAACATCAGTGCATTGGGAGCCAGCGCCGCACTGCGCTACAATCTTGCGCCTTTGCAGCCGGTTGGCTTTTCCTTGACCCTTTTTTGCGAGGTACTTCCCATGGTGCACAGCATGACCGCTTTTGCTCGTGTCGAGCGCGCCGGTAGCCAGGGCACCCTGATCTGGGAACTACGCTCGGTCAACCATCGCTACCTGGAGCCGCACCTGCGTTTGCCCGAAGCGCTGCGCGACCTCGAAGGTGCAGTGCGTGAAGCGCTGCGCCAGGGTCTGTCGCGGGGCAAGGTCGAATGCACCTTGCGCTTCAACGAAGAGAACGCCGGCAAGCCCTTGCAGGTCGACCGCGAGCGCGCTGCGCAACTGGTCGCCGCCGCCGAGACCGTGGCCAGCCTGATCAAGCAGCCGGCACCGCTGAACCCGCTGGAAGTGCTGGCCTGGCCAGGCGTGCTGGTCGCTGATGCCAGCGATCCACAGGCGCTGAACCACGAAGCGCTGGAGCTGTTCGAAGAGGCTCTCAAGGAGCTCAAGAACGGCCGCAACCGCGAGGGTACCGAACTGGCCCGCCTGATCCACGAGCGCCTCGACGGCATGGCCAGCGAAGTCACCACCCTGCGCGCCCTGGTGCCGCAGATGCTGGCAGCCCAGCGGCAGAAGATTCTCGACCGTTTCACCGACATGCAGGCCGAACTCGACCCGCAGCGCCTGGAGCAGGAAATGGTCCTGCTGGCGCAAAAGAGCGACGTCGCTGAAGAGCTCGACCGCCTGAGCACCCACATCAACGAAGTACGCCGGGTGCTCAAGTCCGGCGGCGCCGCTGGCCGACGCCTGGACTTCCTGATGCAGGAGCTCAATCGCGAAGCCAACACCCTGGGCTCCAAAGCCTTCGACCCACGCAGCACCCAGTCCGCGGTCAACCTCAAGGTACTGATCGAGCAGATGCGTGAACAAGTACAGAACATTGAGTAAGGCCACCCCGACCATGAATCACAGCAGCGGCACCCTTTATATCGTTTCCGCCCCGTCCGGCGCCGGCAAGACCAGCCTGGTCAAGGCCCTGATCGACGCCGACAACAGCATCCAGGTGTCGGTCTCGCACACCACCCGGGCCATGCGCCCGGGCGAAGTGCACAGCGTGAACTACCACTTCGTCGAGCACGCCGAGTTCAAGCTGATGATCGAGCAAGGCGACTTCCTCGAACAGGCCGAAGTGTTCGGTAACTTCTACGGGACATCGCGCAGCGCGCTGCAGCAGACGCTCGACCAGGGCCACGACCTGATCCTGGAAATCGACTGGCAAGGTGCCCAGCAGGTGCGCAAGCTGATGCCTGAGGCGCGTTCGATCTTCATCCTGCCGCCGACCCAGGAAGCCCTGCGCCAGCGCCTGACCAACCGTGGCCAGGACAGCGATGAGATCATCGAGGGACGTATGCGTGAAGCGGTCAGCGAGATGAGTCACTACGACGAGTATGACTTCGTCATCATCAACGATGACTTCGCCACTGCGCTGGAAGACCTCAAGGCGGTGTTCCGCGCCAACCGCTTGCTGCAGGCTAACCAGCAGCAGCGTCATGGCCAGTTGCTCAAGCAATTGCTTGCCTGAGCAACCGGACACTCCAGCCGCTTAGCGGCGGCTGGAGACAGTGGCGTGACGTTGCAGGGTCATGCCCAGGAAGAACGCCGGCGCCCGCAGGCGTGACAGGATCATCAGCCCCAGCCCCAGCAGTGTGATGATCATTGCGATCACGAACACCAAGCCCAAGCCACCTACATGCGAACCGCTGCCAAACGACGGCGAAGCGCTGTCGTAGGCTGTCTGCAGGAAGATCACCGAGAGAATGCCGCCGCCGAGCAGCGGGCAAAGGCCACGCATCAGGAAGTGGCGCACGCTGTCGAACAGACTGTGGCGGAAGTACCAGACACAGGCAAAGGCAGTCAGCGAATAGTAGAAACAGATCATCATGCCCAGGGCGGTGATGGTGTCGGCCAGTACGTTCTCGCTCAGGGTGCGCATGGTGACGTAGAACACACCTGCCGCCACACCGGCACAGATCGTCGCGTAGCGCGGGGT encodes the following:
- the radC gene encoding RadC family protein; the protein is MSIRDWPAAERPREKLLERGAASLSDAELLAVFLRTGVAGKSAVDLARHLLEKFGGLRQLLEADMPIFLAEMGLGPAKYTQLQAVMEIGRRHLAETIARDSVIQSPRAVRRYLKSMLRHEQSEAFGCLFLDTKHRPLGFEVLFRGTIDSASVYPREVVRRSLAKNAAALILCHNHPSGIPEPSQADLHMTLRLKDALSLVEVRVLDHIIVGDGEPLSMVEQGWFAA
- the coaBC gene encoding bifunctional phosphopantothenoylcysteine decarboxylase/phosphopantothenate--cysteine ligase CoaBC translates to MQRLYRKRIVLGVGGGIAAYKSAELVRRLLEHGAQVRVVMTRGGAEFITPLTLQALSGHPVHMDLLDPAAEAAMGHIELAKWADLVLIAPATADLLARMAQGVADDLLTTLVLATDATVAVAPAMNQAMWRDPATQANLELLQSRDIKVFGPASGSQACGDVGLGRMLEATDLAWCAAESFKRESLTGKHIVITAGPTQENIDPVRYITNHSSGKMGFALAEAAVEAGAKVTLISGPVHLPTPDRVTRIDVVSARDMLAACEAAMPCDIFIASAAVADYRPEVVAPQKLKKDPTTGDGLLLQMVRNPDILASIATRPDRPFSVGFAAETEHLLDYAARKLKDKNLDLIVANDVANPSIGFNSEENACSVIDRQLHETLFAQTSKGKIARQLVAFIAERLNQV
- the dut gene encoding dUTP diphosphatase, encoding MHALQAKILDPRIGGEFPLPQYATPGSAGLDLRAMLKEDTVLEPGQTVLIPTGLSVYIGDPGLAALILPRSGLGHKHGIVLGNLVGLIDSDYQGELMVSCWNRGQTPFTIAIGERIAQLVLVPVVQAHFDIVEAFDESQRGTGGFGHSGSN
- the argB gene encoding acetylglutamate kinase, with product MTLDRDAATHVAQVLSEALPYIRRFVGKTLVIKYGGNAMESEELKTGFARDVVLMKAVGINPVVVHGGGPQIGDLLKRLSIESHFIDGMRVTDAQTMDVVEMVLGGQVNKDIVNLINSHGGSAIGLTGKDAQLIRAKKLTVTRQTPEMTTPEIIDIGHVGEVTSVNTDLLNMLVKGDFIPVIAPIGVGANGESYNINADLVAGKVAEALKAEKLMLLTNIAGLMDKQGTVLTGLTTEQVNELIADGTIYGGMLPKIRCALEAVQGGVNSSHIIDGRVPNAVLLEIFTDSGVGTLITNHKPR
- the pyrE gene encoding orotate phosphoribosyltransferase, whose translation is MQPYQRDFIRFAIDRGVLRFGEFTLKSGRTSPYFFNAGLFNSGSALAQLGRFYAAAIVDSKIPFDVLFGPAYKGIPLAAATAVALAEHHDLDLPWCFNRKEAKAHGEGGSLVGAPLTGDVLIIDDVITAGTAIREVMQIIQGQQAKAAGVLIALNRQERGNGELSAIQEVERDFGIPVVSIVSLTQVLEFLADDPALKQHLPAVEAYRAQYGI
- a CDS encoding exodeoxyribonuclease III, translating into MRIISVNVNGIQAAVERGLLSWLQAQNADVICLQDTRASAFELDDPAFQLDGYFLYACDAEVPAQGGVALYSRLQPKAVISGLGFETADRYGRYLQADFDKVSIATLLLPSGMNGDEDLNQKFKLMDDFAKYLDKQRRKRREYIYCGSLYVAQQKLDVKNWRDGQQSPGFLAPERAWMDTVVGDMGYVDALREVSREGDQYSWWPDNEQAEMLNLGWRFDYQLLTPGLRRFVRSARLPRQPRFSQHAPLIVDYDWTLTI
- a CDS encoding DUF4870 domain-containing protein; translation: MTEQPLQLPTPNAEIRQWAMFCHLAALLGLVVPFGNLLGPLVMWIWKKDLDPFIDAQGKEALNFQLTVFLASIICFALMFVLVGIVLFGMLMVAVLVLTIVAGVKANDGQPYRYPLTWRPIK
- the rph gene encoding ribonuclease PH, coding for MKRPSGRAADQLRSIRITRNYTKHAEGSVLVEFGDTKVVCTVSVENSVPRFLKGQGQGWLTAEYGMLPRSTGERNQREAARGKQGGRTLEIQRLIGRSLRAALDMKKLGDITLYVDCDVIQADGGTRTASITGAMVALVDALRVVKKRGGLKGGDPLKHMIAAVSVGMYQGEAVLDLDYLEDSAAETDLNVVMTSQGGFIEVQGTAEGAPFQPEELNAMLALAQKGMVDLFELQQASLAD
- a CDS encoding YicC/YloC family endoribonuclease, with product MVHSMTAFARVERAGSQGTLIWELRSVNHRYLEPHLRLPEALRDLEGAVREALRQGLSRGKVECTLRFNEENAGKPLQVDRERAAQLVAAAETVASLIKQPAPLNPLEVLAWPGVLVADASDPQALNHEALELFEEALKELKNGRNREGTELARLIHERLDGMASEVTTLRALVPQMLAAQRQKILDRFTDMQAELDPQRLEQEMVLLAQKSDVAEELDRLSTHINEVRRVLKSGGAAGRRLDFLMQELNREANTLGSKAFDPRSTQSAVNLKVLIEQMREQVQNIE
- the gmk gene encoding guanylate kinase, yielding MNHSSGTLYIVSAPSGAGKTSLVKALIDADNSIQVSVSHTTRAMRPGEVHSVNYHFVEHAEFKLMIEQGDFLEQAEVFGNFYGTSRSALQQTLDQGHDLILEIDWQGAQQVRKLMPEARSIFILPPTQEALRQRLTNRGQDSDEIIEGRMREAVSEMSHYDEYDFVIINDDFATALEDLKAVFRANRLLQANQQQRHGQLLKQLLA